From a region of the Acanthochromis polyacanthus isolate Apoly-LR-REF ecotype Palm Island chromosome 3, KAUST_Apoly_ChrSc, whole genome shotgun sequence genome:
- the pecam1b gene encoding platelet endothelial cell adhesion molecule isoform X6, with protein MGLLLLLTSTLLSSYFHPGSVVNAQHTFTIRDISLSIEPSTDVTRGTNVTVRCKVTVSSSGQEALSREYTIFKDGSIVYTKTTSSSEDFLYPLPEARVSNSGKYKCKIKIGDRQSTSEAKKLTVRGLSKPVLHLNKGVVTEGEELTATCMAPGETGSIFFYFYDNSKEIQEKLVNSNQAVAELRFRSTGIHKIHCAYTVLLTPDSFKSEESNSVTVSVKELDITVVLEISPQYSIFEGDRLNIFCSIQTSQRSTEKMFLYLSEGTSLLSSGAKKVNHSMVALAKTGGLMLECRMEMGHLVKTANKTLPVTELFSAPTLTVSPAEVFQREPMTLTCKSESFASERLQSRDLTYTLYSLGNPLKSGNSGIFSGKALQHEFNYTCTARAKGIEKHSQTLTVRPRVFVSAPKISVSGKAILGQPIQILCESDTGSLPINYTLWKGYGIEDMTTVHMPFQKALFTVSISKPEEIKLYMCEANNGRREEGPFGARLTANVTVPLSHAMLSVLPALHDISEEGHLNLICSVEGTPPVTFKWYRVGESQPLNATTSDQVHKDYEFPVITKAHSGKYYCEAFNHAKNIVRSNEVTVEVRMAMWKKALIGGICLLIVTVLVLVFGLYFRSKRDAASFYDGKEGRVTNGTRDSMSSLPADISNRSSYSIPATV; from the exons ATGGGCCTCCTACTGCTGCTCACCTCCACGCTGCTGTCCAGCT ACTTCCATCCAGGCAGCGTGGTGAACGCACAGCACA CGTTCACCATCAGAGACATCAGCTTGTCCATCGAGCCGAGTACTGATGTGACTCGAGGCACCAACGTGACCGTGAGATGCAAGGTGACGGTCAGCAGCTCGGGTCAGGAGGCACTGAGTCGCGAGTACACGATATTCAAGGATGGCAGCATCGTGTACACCAAGACCACCAGCTCCTCTGAGGATTTCCTGTACCCTCTGCCTGAGGCCAGAGTGTCCAACAGCGGCAAGTACAAGTGCAAGATAAAAATCGGGGACAGACAGTCGACCAGCGAAGCTAAAAAACTGACAGTAAGAG GCCTGTCCAAGCCAGTTCTCCACCTAAACAAAGGCGTGGTCACTGAAGGGGAGGAGCTAACCGCCACGTGTATGGCACCAGGAGAGACGGGCTCCATTTTCTTCTACTTCTATGATAATTCCAAAGAGATCCAGGAGAAGCTAGTGAACTCCAACCAGGCTGTGGCAGAGCTTCGCTTCAGGAGCACCGGCATCCACAAGATCCACTGTGCCTACACCGTCCTCTTAACGCCTGACTCCTTCAAGTCTGAGGAAAGCAACTCAGTCACAGTTTCTGTCAAAG AGCTTGACATCACAGTGGTTCTGGAGATTTCCCCTCAGTACAGCATCTTTGAAGGAGACCGTCTGAATATCTTTTGCTCTATCCAAACCTCTCAGCGCAGCACTGAAAAGATGTTCCTGTACCTGAGCGAAGGCACCAGCCTCCTCAGCAGCGGAGCCAAGAAAGTCAACCACAGCATGGTGGCACTGGCAAAGACTGGTGGACTGATGCTTGAGTGCAGAATGGAGATGGGGCATTTAGTGAAAACTGCCAATAAAACCTTACCTGTTACTG AGCTGTTTTCTGCACCGACTCTCACCGTGTCGCCCGCTGAAGTCTTTCAAAGGGAACCCATGACGTTAACCTGCAAAAGTGAGAGCTTTGCCTCTGAAAGACTCCAGAGCAGAGACTTGACTTACACTCTTTATTCCCTGGGAAACCCGCTGAAGTCAGGGAACAGTGGAATATTTTCTGGCAAGGCTTTGCAGCATGAATTCAACTATACCTGTACAGCTCGAGCCAAAGGCATTGAGAAGCACAGTCAGACCCTGACAGTTCGACCAAGAG tttttgtttccGCTCCAAAGATCTCAGTTTCCGGCAAAGCGATCCTCGGACAGCCTATCCAGATCCTCTGTGAGTCGGACACCGGCAGCCTGCCCATAAACTACACTCTGTGGAAGGGTTACGGTATAGAAGACATGACCACAGTCCACATGCCCTTCCAGAAAGCTCTTTTCACAGTCTCCATCAGCAAACCTGAGGAGATAAAACTGTATATGTGTGAGGCGAATAATGGTCGCCGCGAGGAAGGTCCTTTTGGCGCAAGACTCACTGCAAATGTCACCG TGCCTCTGTCCCATGCGATGCTGTCTGTCCTCCCTGCCCTACACGACATCTCAGAGGAAGGTCATCTCAACCTCATATGCAGCGTTGAAGGCACACCACCAGTCACCTTTAAATGGTACCGTGTTGGAGAGTCACAGCCACTGAACGCCACCACTTCTGACCAGGTTCACAAGGACTATGAGTTCCCCGTGATAACCAAAGCGCACAGTGGAAAATACTACTGCGAAGCTTTCAACCACGCCAAGAACATTGTCAGAAGCAACGAGGTCACCGTAGAAG TTCGCATGGCGATGTGGAAGAAGGCGCTGATCGGAGGCATCTGCCTGCTCATAGTGACAGTGCTGGTGTTGGTTTTTGGGCTGTACTTCAGATCCAAGAGAG ACGCAGCGTCGTTCTATGATGGCAAGGAGGGGAGAGTGACCAATGGGACGCGAGATAGCATGTCGTCACTACCTGCTGACATCAGCAACAGGAGCAGCTACAGTATCCCAGCCACAGTGTAG
- the pecam1b gene encoding platelet endothelial cell adhesion molecule isoform X4: MGLLLLLTSTLLSSYFHPGSVVNAQHTFTIRDISLSIEPSTDVTRGTNVTVRCKVTVSSSGQEALSREYTIFKDGSIVYTKTTSSSEDFLYPLPEARVSNSGKYKCKIKIGDRQSTSEAKKLTVRGLSKPVLHLNKGVVTEGEELTATCMAPGETGSIFFYFYDNSKEIQEKLVNSNQAVAELRFRSTGIHKIHCAYTVLLTPDSFKSEESNSVTVSVKELDITVVLEISPQYSIFEGDRLNIFCSIQTSQRSTEKMFLYLSEGTSLLSSGAKKVNHSMVALAKTGGLMLECRMEMGHLVKTANKTLPVTELFSAPTLTVSPAEVFQREPMTLTCKSESFASERLQSRDLTYTLYSLGNPLKSGNSGIFSGKALQHEFNYTCTARAKGIEKHSQTLTVRPRVFVSAPKISVSGKAILGQPIQILCESDTGSLPINYTLWKGYGIEDMTTVHMPFQKALFTVSISKPEEIKLYMCEANNGRREEGPFGARLTANVTVPLSHAMLSVLPALHDISEEGHLNLICSVEGTPPVTFKWYRVGESQPLNATTSDQVHKDYEFPVITKAHSGKYYCEAFNHAKNIVRSNEVTVEVRMAMWKKALIGGICLLIVTVLVLVFGLYFRSKRVRVDRAAVSVWSERKPEAGNDEESSMVSNEPDVEYTEVVHPRSADPARVPLRKGTDTVYSELQNSPHGAADHHDYGSVEYAELNGEQPEISQHHPQDSSYQDLPEPVD; encoded by the exons ATGGGCCTCCTACTGCTGCTCACCTCCACGCTGCTGTCCAGCT ACTTCCATCCAGGCAGCGTGGTGAACGCACAGCACA CGTTCACCATCAGAGACATCAGCTTGTCCATCGAGCCGAGTACTGATGTGACTCGAGGCACCAACGTGACCGTGAGATGCAAGGTGACGGTCAGCAGCTCGGGTCAGGAGGCACTGAGTCGCGAGTACACGATATTCAAGGATGGCAGCATCGTGTACACCAAGACCACCAGCTCCTCTGAGGATTTCCTGTACCCTCTGCCTGAGGCCAGAGTGTCCAACAGCGGCAAGTACAAGTGCAAGATAAAAATCGGGGACAGACAGTCGACCAGCGAAGCTAAAAAACTGACAGTAAGAG GCCTGTCCAAGCCAGTTCTCCACCTAAACAAAGGCGTGGTCACTGAAGGGGAGGAGCTAACCGCCACGTGTATGGCACCAGGAGAGACGGGCTCCATTTTCTTCTACTTCTATGATAATTCCAAAGAGATCCAGGAGAAGCTAGTGAACTCCAACCAGGCTGTGGCAGAGCTTCGCTTCAGGAGCACCGGCATCCACAAGATCCACTGTGCCTACACCGTCCTCTTAACGCCTGACTCCTTCAAGTCTGAGGAAAGCAACTCAGTCACAGTTTCTGTCAAAG AGCTTGACATCACAGTGGTTCTGGAGATTTCCCCTCAGTACAGCATCTTTGAAGGAGACCGTCTGAATATCTTTTGCTCTATCCAAACCTCTCAGCGCAGCACTGAAAAGATGTTCCTGTACCTGAGCGAAGGCACCAGCCTCCTCAGCAGCGGAGCCAAGAAAGTCAACCACAGCATGGTGGCACTGGCAAAGACTGGTGGACTGATGCTTGAGTGCAGAATGGAGATGGGGCATTTAGTGAAAACTGCCAATAAAACCTTACCTGTTACTG AGCTGTTTTCTGCACCGACTCTCACCGTGTCGCCCGCTGAAGTCTTTCAAAGGGAACCCATGACGTTAACCTGCAAAAGTGAGAGCTTTGCCTCTGAAAGACTCCAGAGCAGAGACTTGACTTACACTCTTTATTCCCTGGGAAACCCGCTGAAGTCAGGGAACAGTGGAATATTTTCTGGCAAGGCTTTGCAGCATGAATTCAACTATACCTGTACAGCTCGAGCCAAAGGCATTGAGAAGCACAGTCAGACCCTGACAGTTCGACCAAGAG tttttgtttccGCTCCAAAGATCTCAGTTTCCGGCAAAGCGATCCTCGGACAGCCTATCCAGATCCTCTGTGAGTCGGACACCGGCAGCCTGCCCATAAACTACACTCTGTGGAAGGGTTACGGTATAGAAGACATGACCACAGTCCACATGCCCTTCCAGAAAGCTCTTTTCACAGTCTCCATCAGCAAACCTGAGGAGATAAAACTGTATATGTGTGAGGCGAATAATGGTCGCCGCGAGGAAGGTCCTTTTGGCGCAAGACTCACTGCAAATGTCACCG TGCCTCTGTCCCATGCGATGCTGTCTGTCCTCCCTGCCCTACACGACATCTCAGAGGAAGGTCATCTCAACCTCATATGCAGCGTTGAAGGCACACCACCAGTCACCTTTAAATGGTACCGTGTTGGAGAGTCACAGCCACTGAACGCCACCACTTCTGACCAGGTTCACAAGGACTATGAGTTCCCCGTGATAACCAAAGCGCACAGTGGAAAATACTACTGCGAAGCTTTCAACCACGCCAAGAACATTGTCAGAAGCAACGAGGTCACCGTAGAAG TTCGCATGGCGATGTGGAAGAAGGCGCTGATCGGAGGCATCTGCCTGCTCATAGTGACAGTGCTGGTGTTGGTTTTTGGGCTGTACTTCAGATCCAAGAGAG TGCGTGTGGACAGAGCTGCAGTCAGTGTGTGGAGCGAACGGAAACCTGAAGCAG GAAATGATGAGGAGAGCAGCATGGTGTCCAACGAGCCTGACGTGGAATACACTGAGGTGGTTCATCCTCGGTCAGCTGATCCTGCCAGAG TTCCACTGAGAAAAGGCACAGATACAGTGTACAGTGAGCTCCAAAACTCTCCACATG GTGCTGCTGACCACCATGACTAT
- the pecam1b gene encoding platelet endothelial cell adhesion molecule isoform X1, with protein sequence MGLLLLLTSTLLSSYFHPGSVVNAQHTFTIRDISLSIEPSTDVTRGTNVTVRCKVTVSSSGQEALSREYTIFKDGSIVYTKTTSSSEDFLYPLPEARVSNSGKYKCKIKIGDRQSTSEAKKLTVRGLSKPVLHLNKGVVTEGEELTATCMAPGETGSIFFYFYDNSKEIQEKLVNSNQAVAELRFRSTGIHKIHCAYTVLLTPDSFKSEESNSVTVSVKELDITVVLEISPQYSIFEGDRLNIFCSIQTSQRSTEKMFLYLSEGTSLLSSGAKKVNHSMVALAKTGGLMLECRMEMGHLVKTANKTLPVTELFSAPTLTVSPAEVFQREPMTLTCKSESFASERLQSRDLTYTLYSLGNPLKSGNSGIFSGKALQHEFNYTCTARAKGIEKHSQTLTVRPRVFVSAPKISVSGKAILGQPIQILCESDTGSLPINYTLWKGYGIEDMTTVHMPFQKALFTVSISKPEEIKLYMCEANNGRREEGPFGARLTANVTVPLSHAMLSVLPALHDISEEGHLNLICSVEGTPPVTFKWYRVGESQPLNATTSDQVHKDYEFPVITKAHSGKYYCEAFNHAKNIVRSNEVTVEVRMAMWKKALIGGICLLIVTVLVLVFGLYFRSKRGKREAAAELSVKPSSPKSDDSLTVNLTHDTEVYYAATVRVDRAAVSVWSERKPEAGNDEESSMVSNEPDVEYTEVVHPRSADPARVPLRKGTDTVYSELQNSPHGAADHHDYQGSVEYAELNGEQPEISQHHPQDSSYQDLPEPVD encoded by the exons ATGGGCCTCCTACTGCTGCTCACCTCCACGCTGCTGTCCAGCT ACTTCCATCCAGGCAGCGTGGTGAACGCACAGCACA CGTTCACCATCAGAGACATCAGCTTGTCCATCGAGCCGAGTACTGATGTGACTCGAGGCACCAACGTGACCGTGAGATGCAAGGTGACGGTCAGCAGCTCGGGTCAGGAGGCACTGAGTCGCGAGTACACGATATTCAAGGATGGCAGCATCGTGTACACCAAGACCACCAGCTCCTCTGAGGATTTCCTGTACCCTCTGCCTGAGGCCAGAGTGTCCAACAGCGGCAAGTACAAGTGCAAGATAAAAATCGGGGACAGACAGTCGACCAGCGAAGCTAAAAAACTGACAGTAAGAG GCCTGTCCAAGCCAGTTCTCCACCTAAACAAAGGCGTGGTCACTGAAGGGGAGGAGCTAACCGCCACGTGTATGGCACCAGGAGAGACGGGCTCCATTTTCTTCTACTTCTATGATAATTCCAAAGAGATCCAGGAGAAGCTAGTGAACTCCAACCAGGCTGTGGCAGAGCTTCGCTTCAGGAGCACCGGCATCCACAAGATCCACTGTGCCTACACCGTCCTCTTAACGCCTGACTCCTTCAAGTCTGAGGAAAGCAACTCAGTCACAGTTTCTGTCAAAG AGCTTGACATCACAGTGGTTCTGGAGATTTCCCCTCAGTACAGCATCTTTGAAGGAGACCGTCTGAATATCTTTTGCTCTATCCAAACCTCTCAGCGCAGCACTGAAAAGATGTTCCTGTACCTGAGCGAAGGCACCAGCCTCCTCAGCAGCGGAGCCAAGAAAGTCAACCACAGCATGGTGGCACTGGCAAAGACTGGTGGACTGATGCTTGAGTGCAGAATGGAGATGGGGCATTTAGTGAAAACTGCCAATAAAACCTTACCTGTTACTG AGCTGTTTTCTGCACCGACTCTCACCGTGTCGCCCGCTGAAGTCTTTCAAAGGGAACCCATGACGTTAACCTGCAAAAGTGAGAGCTTTGCCTCTGAAAGACTCCAGAGCAGAGACTTGACTTACACTCTTTATTCCCTGGGAAACCCGCTGAAGTCAGGGAACAGTGGAATATTTTCTGGCAAGGCTTTGCAGCATGAATTCAACTATACCTGTACAGCTCGAGCCAAAGGCATTGAGAAGCACAGTCAGACCCTGACAGTTCGACCAAGAG tttttgtttccGCTCCAAAGATCTCAGTTTCCGGCAAAGCGATCCTCGGACAGCCTATCCAGATCCTCTGTGAGTCGGACACCGGCAGCCTGCCCATAAACTACACTCTGTGGAAGGGTTACGGTATAGAAGACATGACCACAGTCCACATGCCCTTCCAGAAAGCTCTTTTCACAGTCTCCATCAGCAAACCTGAGGAGATAAAACTGTATATGTGTGAGGCGAATAATGGTCGCCGCGAGGAAGGTCCTTTTGGCGCAAGACTCACTGCAAATGTCACCG TGCCTCTGTCCCATGCGATGCTGTCTGTCCTCCCTGCCCTACACGACATCTCAGAGGAAGGTCATCTCAACCTCATATGCAGCGTTGAAGGCACACCACCAGTCACCTTTAAATGGTACCGTGTTGGAGAGTCACAGCCACTGAACGCCACCACTTCTGACCAGGTTCACAAGGACTATGAGTTCCCCGTGATAACCAAAGCGCACAGTGGAAAATACTACTGCGAAGCTTTCAACCACGCCAAGAACATTGTCAGAAGCAACGAGGTCACCGTAGAAG TTCGCATGGCGATGTGGAAGAAGGCGCTGATCGGAGGCATCTGCCTGCTCATAGTGACAGTGCTGGTGTTGGTTTTTGGGCTGTACTTCAGATCCAAGAGAG GTAAAAGAGAAGCAGCTGCTGAATTGTCAGT AAAGCCTTCGAGCCCTAAATCAGATGACTCTTTAACAGTGAATCTAACCCACGACACAGAGGTTTATTATGCAGCCACAG TGCGTGTGGACAGAGCTGCAGTCAGTGTGTGGAGCGAACGGAAACCTGAAGCAG GAAATGATGAGGAGAGCAGCATGGTGTCCAACGAGCCTGACGTGGAATACACTGAGGTGGTTCATCCTCGGTCAGCTGATCCTGCCAGAG TTCCACTGAGAAAAGGCACAGATACAGTGTACAGTGAGCTCCAAAACTCTCCACATG GTGCTGCTGACCACCATGACTAT